A single genomic interval of uncultured Sunxiuqinia sp. harbors:
- a CDS encoding amidohydrolase family protein, producing the protein MIIDTHHHLWNYDPVEFDWIDDDMATIRRSFLPEDLKATIDSTGVSGVVTVQARQIVEETEWLLSLAAQNDFMKGIVGWLPLAADNVSELLQKYSENKWLKGVRHVVQGEPDPEFILGEAFNRGISLLKDYQLVYDILILEHQLPNTIKFVDQHPDQVFVLDHIAKPKIKLNEIEPWAKNMKELAKRENVSCKISGMVTEADFKKWNPEQLQPYFAVVLDAFGPSRLMYGSDWPVCLVATKYSDWLQLVKQVLLSCSDTEKEQIYYKNAVETYQL; encoded by the coding sequence ATGATTATCGATACACATCATCATTTATGGAATTACGATCCGGTTGAATTTGACTGGATTGATGATGACATGGCAACAATTCGCCGGAGCTTTTTGCCTGAAGATTTGAAAGCTACAATAGATTCGACCGGAGTAAGCGGCGTTGTAACAGTGCAAGCTCGGCAAATTGTTGAGGAAACCGAATGGTTACTTTCGTTGGCTGCCCAAAATGATTTTATGAAAGGGATAGTGGGATGGTTGCCACTGGCGGCTGATAATGTTAGTGAGCTGCTTCAGAAATACTCTGAAAATAAATGGCTGAAAGGAGTTCGTCACGTAGTTCAGGGTGAACCAGATCCAGAGTTTATTTTAGGGGAGGCATTTAACCGAGGAATTTCATTACTGAAGGATTACCAGTTGGTGTACGATATTTTGATATTGGAACATCAGTTGCCAAATACAATCAAGTTTGTCGATCAACATCCTGATCAGGTTTTTGTGTTAGATCACATCGCCAAGCCTAAAATCAAACTGAATGAGATTGAACCCTGGGCTAAAAATATGAAGGAGTTGGCAAAGCGGGAGAATGTTTCTTGCAAGATCAGTGGAATGGTTACCGAAGCTGATTTTAAGAAATGGAACCCAGAGCAGCTGCAGCCCTATTTTGCTGTAGTATTAGATGCTTTTGGCCCCTCTCGATTAATGTATGGATCGGACTGGCCGGTTTGTTTGGTGGCTACAAAATATTCAGATTGGCTGCAATTGGTTAAGCAGGTTCTATTGAGCTGTAGTGATACCGAAAAAGAGCAGATTTATTATAAAAATGCAGTGGAAACATATCAACTTTAA
- a CDS encoding zinc-binding alcohol dehydrogenase family protein, protein MKAIEIVKPGEMQVVDRNMPQVGNEDILLKIKYVGFCGSDLSTYLGKNPLVQYPRIPGHEISAIIQKVGKDAPAKFKAGQKVTVVPYTNCGQCSSCKQKRFNACRYNETLGVQRDGAMADYIVVPWQKVLVDDQLTDIQLGLVEPLTVGFHAIDNAQVTDIDTVMVFGCGMIGSGAIVRAHLRGATVIAVDIDDQKLQVAKKLGATHLINSVKQNLHDELVRITNDNGPTVVIEAAGSPVTYRSAIEEVAFAGRVVCIGYAKEDVDFPTKLWVQKELQIFGSRNANPSDFEAVIRYLKNSQLDSQLLISKTVQPDEASQAMREWSEAPGAILKILVEFGGLKS, encoded by the coding sequence ATGAAAGCAATTGAAATAGTAAAACCCGGCGAGATGCAAGTCGTTGATCGCAATATGCCGCAGGTGGGTAACGAAGATATTTTGTTGAAAATAAAATATGTAGGATTTTGTGGATCAGATTTGAGCACCTATCTCGGAAAAAATCCGTTGGTGCAATATCCACGAATTCCGGGGCACGAAATATCAGCCATTATTCAGAAAGTTGGGAAAGATGCTCCTGCGAAATTTAAAGCTGGTCAAAAGGTAACGGTTGTTCCTTATACCAATTGTGGGCAATGTTCTTCATGCAAACAGAAACGTTTTAATGCATGCCGTTACAACGAAACTCTGGGTGTGCAGCGCGATGGCGCGATGGCTGACTATATTGTAGTACCTTGGCAAAAAGTGTTGGTGGATGATCAATTGACTGATATTCAACTTGGATTGGTAGAACCGTTGACTGTTGGCTTTCACGCCATTGATAACGCACAGGTAACCGATATTGATACTGTTATGGTATTTGGTTGTGGAATGATTGGAAGCGGTGCGATTGTTCGTGCTCACTTGCGTGGAGCAACCGTTATTGCTGTTGATATTGATGATCAGAAATTGCAAGTTGCGAAGAAACTCGGTGCGACTCATCTGATCAATTCGGTGAAACAAAATCTGCACGACGAGCTTGTCAGAATTACAAATGACAATGGCCCAACAGTTGTTATTGAAGCAGCTGGCAGTCCAGTTACTTATCGTTCGGCTATTGAGGAAGTAGCTTTTGCCGGACGCGTGGTTTGTATCGGTTATGCCAAGGAAGATGTGGATTTCCCAACTAAACTCTGGGTGCAGAAGGAATTACAGATTTTTGGTTCCCGAAATGCAAATCCTTCCGATTTCGAGGCTGTAATTAGGTATCTAAAAAATAGTCAACTCGATAGCCAATTGCTGATTTCAAAAACCGTTCAGCCAGATGAAGCTTCACAGGCGATGAGAGAATGGTCGGAAGCTCCGGGCGCTATCCTAAAGATTTTGGTTGAATTTGGAGGATTGAAAAGCTAA
- the aroE gene encoding shikimate dehydrogenase (AroE; catalyzes the conversion of shikimate to 3-dehydroshikimate) — MKTYGLIGYRLGYSFSKGFFTDKFEREGLKEHEYVNFELNTISEFPSIFKKNDHIAGLNCTIPYKQEIMPYLDEVDEEATQVGAINTVKIIRSADQTKLKGFNTDIYGFENSLMPMLNKKHKKALILGTGGASKAIKHILDKNNIDYLSASIEEELFEKEIRYEQIDESLLKEHLIIIHATPLGTFPKIDNCPSVPYEHITSDHVLFDLVYNPELTLFLKKGLEKGASIKNGLEMLHLQAIKAWEIWNA, encoded by the coding sequence ATGAAGACATACGGATTAATAGGATATCGACTAGGTTACTCTTTCTCAAAAGGATTCTTTACCGACAAATTTGAAAGAGAAGGATTGAAAGAGCATGAATATGTCAACTTTGAATTGAATACGATTAGTGAGTTTCCTTCAATTTTTAAGAAAAACGATCACATTGCCGGACTGAACTGCACAATTCCTTATAAGCAGGAAATCATGCCTTATTTGGATGAAGTTGATGAGGAGGCAACTCAAGTAGGAGCCATCAATACCGTAAAAATTATTCGCTCGGCGGATCAAACAAAACTAAAAGGATTCAATACTGACATTTATGGATTTGAAAATTCATTGATGCCCATGTTGAACAAAAAACATAAAAAGGCTCTGATTTTAGGAACTGGTGGAGCTTCTAAAGCAATCAAACACATTTTGGATAAAAATAACATCGATTACCTTTCAGCTTCTATTGAAGAGGAATTGTTCGAAAAGGAAATTCGCTATGAGCAGATTGATGAATCTTTACTTAAAGAACATCTGATTATTATTCATGCAACCCCGCTTGGCACATTTCCCAAAATTGACAATTGTCCATCAGTTCCATACGAGCATATCACTTCAGACCATGTTCTTTTTGACTTGGTGTACAACCCCGAATTGACGCTGTTTTTAAAAAAGGGGCTAGAAAAAGGAGCTTCAATAAAAAACGGATTGGAGATGCTTCACTTACAAGCAATCAAAGCATGGGAAATCTGGAATGCCTGA
- a CDS encoding DUF368 domain-containing protein — MNRSLKEYLLITLKGMGMGAADVVPGVSGGTIAFITGIYQELIDSIKSVNLHSLKLFFTGKFKEFWIEINGNFLLAVVFGIGISVLSLAKGLKYLLENHPILIWSFFFGLIIASAIYVGKDIKQWKIGTIVSMIAGAVIAYFITIVTPAEAHSSYAFVFLSGSIAICAMILPGISGSFILVLLGMYKFILGAVSSFNLPVIAVFLVGAALGIILFSNLLSWLLKRYYDLTIALLVGFMIGSLNKVWPWKETVETFIDRHGEVKPLIEENILPTSYETISGIQPQLAGAIGLATLGFALIFIIEGISKKLSK; from the coding sequence ATGAACCGATCGCTAAAAGAATATCTTTTGATTACGCTAAAGGGTATGGGAATGGGAGCAGCTGATGTTGTCCCCGGAGTTTCAGGAGGAACAATTGCTTTCATTACCGGAATTTATCAGGAGCTAATCGACTCAATAAAATCAGTCAATTTACACTCTTTGAAATTATTTTTCACCGGCAAGTTCAAGGAGTTCTGGATCGAAATTAATGGCAACTTTCTATTGGCAGTTGTCTTCGGAATTGGCATCAGCGTTTTGTCGCTGGCAAAAGGATTAAAATACTTGCTTGAAAATCATCCCATCCTAATTTGGTCATTCTTCTTTGGATTGATCATCGCTTCGGCTATTTACGTTGGGAAAGACATTAAACAATGGAAAATTGGAACTATTGTATCGATGATTGCGGGTGCAGTTATTGCCTATTTTATTACCATCGTAACACCAGCCGAAGCTCATAGTAGTTACGCATTTGTATTTTTATCAGGTTCCATCGCCATCTGCGCCATGATACTACCAGGAATTTCTGGAAGTTTCATACTGGTACTACTTGGCATGTATAAGTTCATACTGGGGGCCGTATCAAGCTTTAATTTACCGGTAATAGCTGTGTTTTTGGTGGGAGCAGCTCTCGGAATCATCTTATTTTCAAACCTATTGAGTTGGTTATTAAAGCGCTATTATGATCTAACAATTGCGCTGTTAGTCGGTTTTATGATCGGATCGTTAAACAAAGTATGGCCATGGAAAGAAACCGTGGAAACGTTTATTGACCGGCATGGGGAAGTAAAACCATTAATTGAAGAAAATATACTGCCAACAAGCTACGAAACCATCTCCGGAATCCAACCACAGTTAGCGGGTGCTATTGGGCTTGCGACATTGGGGTTCGCTCTTATTTTCATAATCGAAGGAATATCAAAAAAATTAAGCAAATGA
- a CDS encoding 16S rRNA (uracil(1498)-N(3))-methyltransferase: MQLFYTPDINADDYCLNETESKHAVRVLRLNVGDSIQLIDGKGNFYEAQITDAHPKKCQVHVIKKVNGVGKRNNYLHLAVAPTKNIDRFEWFLEKATEIGVDEITPILCEHSERKVIKHERLEKVIVSAMKQSLKAYLPRLNHLTPIKDLINSSSESKKFIAHCYERDKHILKNELESSDSNLILIGPEGDFSENEVTLAIDKQFIPVSLGESRLRTETAAVVACHTVNLLKS, from the coding sequence ATGCAGCTTTTTTATACGCCAGACATCAACGCAGATGACTACTGTTTAAATGAAACCGAATCGAAACATGCCGTTCGAGTACTTCGACTAAATGTAGGCGACTCCATTCAGTTAATCGACGGAAAAGGAAACTTCTACGAAGCACAAATAACTGATGCTCATCCTAAAAAATGCCAAGTACATGTCATAAAAAAGGTGAATGGGGTCGGTAAAAGAAATAATTATCTGCATCTGGCAGTAGCTCCCACAAAAAATATTGATCGATTCGAATGGTTTCTCGAAAAAGCGACAGAAATTGGAGTCGATGAAATAACGCCAATTCTTTGTGAGCATTCAGAACGTAAAGTGATTAAACATGAACGATTGGAAAAGGTAATCGTTTCGGCTATGAAACAATCGCTAAAAGCTTATTTGCCGAGATTAAACCACCTCACCCCTATCAAAGATTTAATTAACTCAAGTAGCGAGTCGAAAAAGTTTATTGCACATTGTTACGAAAGGGACAAGCATATTCTCAAGAATGAATTGGAGTCCAGCGACTCAAATCTAATATTAATTGGCCCCGAAGGAGATTTCTCCGAAAATGAAGTTACTTTGGCAATCGACAAACAATTTATTCCGGTTAGTTTAGGAGAAAGTAGACTCCGCACAGAAACTGCGGCAGTTGTTGCATGCCACACGGTAAACTTGCTAAAATCATAA
- a CDS encoding histidine phosphatase family protein, with protein sequence MKRVVIVRHAKAVPYGYEDDFNRKLRDRGKKDANQISSTLMAEGKKADLIISSPAKRAFKTAKIYADNFHYPIDIIITINDLYHGLTTQEFLDLINDLSDDIQSVYIFGHNPMMHQMSYNLSKSFNSDMPTCSTVGIDFEVDKWSEVDARNGNVSFHLMPRMFS encoded by the coding sequence ATGAAAAGAGTTGTTATTGTTCGTCATGCAAAAGCAGTTCCTTATGGTTACGAAGATGATTTTAATCGAAAACTTAGAGACCGGGGGAAAAAAGATGCTAACCAAATTAGCTCGACTCTAATGGCCGAAGGGAAAAAAGCAGATTTAATTATTTCCAGTCCGGCCAAAAGGGCATTTAAAACTGCTAAAATATATGCCGACAACTTTCACTATCCAATCGATATAATTATAACAATTAACGATTTATACCACGGATTGACTACTCAGGAATTTTTAGATTTGATAAATGATCTTTCTGACGATATTCAGTCTGTATATATATTCGGGCATAATCCGATGATGCACCAAATGAGTTACAATTTATCCAAGTCTTTTAACAGCGACATGCCAACCTGTTCAACTGTAGGGATTGATTTTGAAGTAGATAAATGGAGCGAAGTGGACGCAAGAAATGGAAATGTATCATTCCATCTTATGCCCAGAATGTTCAGTTAG
- a CDS encoding metallophosphoesterase family protein — translation MKKIGLISDTHGELSRRVVRFLENVDEIWHAGDIGNEQLADKLSALKPLRAVYGNIDGHVLRRMFPETLRFFCEDVDVLITHIGGYPGRYDSRIRKQVYANPPQLFIAGHSHILKVINDKKINCLHMNPGAAGNKGFHKVCTAIRFTIDGKNIQDLEVLEFERTKF, via the coding sequence ATGAAGAAGATAGGATTGATTTCTGATACTCACGGAGAATTAAGTAGAAGAGTAGTGCGGTTTTTAGAAAACGTGGATGAGATATGGCATGCCGGAGACATCGGAAATGAACAACTGGCAGACAAGCTATCTGCACTAAAACCTTTACGAGCGGTGTATGGAAATATTGACGGACATGTTTTGCGTAGAATGTTTCCAGAGACTTTACGTTTTTTTTGTGAAGATGTTGACGTATTAATTACCCACATAGGAGGTTATCCAGGGCGGTATGATTCCAGAATTAGAAAGCAAGTCTATGCGAATCCGCCACAGCTGTTTATCGCAGGCCATTCGCACATTTTAAAGGTGATAAATGATAAGAAAATTAATTGCTTGCACATGAATCCGGGAGCGGCTGGTAATAAAGGATTTCATAAAGTTTGTACCGCCATTCGATTTACAATTGACGGTAAAAATATTCAGGACCTGGAAGTGCTTGAATTTGAAAGAACTAAATTTTGA
- a CDS encoding DUF3307 domain-containing protein yields MILFLRLLIAHLIADFLLQPNSWVEHKNKNGVKSRKLFYHILVVTSISVLFSLDYFAWQIPLFIFTIHYLIDLAKIYIKPSKAGSLTWFLGDQILHVLSIAGVVFIINGVPSNIASQFSDLISNERNLIVGLAYIFVIWPSMIIINLATKHWQNQIHQTMGPSLQNAGKWIGVLERILVLTFVLGAQFQAIGFLIAAKSILRISVKNEDGTRLLSEYVLVGTFISFTIAIMTGLLANSML; encoded by the coding sequence ATGATTTTATTTCTTCGATTATTAATTGCACATCTAATTGCTGATTTTTTATTACAGCCAAATTCGTGGGTGGAACATAAAAACAAGAATGGAGTTAAGTCACGAAAATTGTTCTATCATATTCTTGTTGTAACAAGTATTTCTGTTTTGTTTTCTCTTGATTATTTTGCCTGGCAAATACCGCTATTTATATTTACGATCCACTATCTGATAGATTTAGCAAAGATTTACATAAAACCGTCAAAGGCAGGGAGCTTGACATGGTTTTTAGGTGATCAGATTTTACATGTATTGTCAATAGCAGGTGTTGTATTTATTATAAATGGTGTGCCTTCAAATATAGCGTCGCAGTTTTCAGATTTAATTTCGAACGAGAGAAATTTGATAGTCGGACTTGCTTATATTTTTGTCATCTGGCCATCAATGATTATTATCAATCTGGCCACTAAACACTGGCAGAATCAAATTCATCAGACGATGGGGCCAAGTTTGCAAAATGCAGGAAAATGGATCGGAGTTTTAGAACGCATTCTAGTACTGACATTTGTTTTGGGTGCTCAATTTCAGGCAATTGGTTTTCTGATTGCTGCAAAATCAATTTTGCGAATATCGGTTAAAAACGAAGATGGCACACGTCTCTTGTCTGAATACGTTTTGGTAGGTACTTTTATAAGTTTTACAATTGCTATAATGACCGGTTTATTGGCAAATTCAATGTTGTAG
- the prmA gene encoding 50S ribosomal protein L11 methyltransferase produces the protein MKYTKASFAINPDSETNREILIAYLSELDFESFDEVDDEVHAFFPIRKVTSSEIENCLESVPFKASFKLEEMPDINWNEEWEKNYFEPLLLDKKVLIRAPFHSEYPEATYEIIIDPNMAFGTGNHETTSLMMNHLSDINLEGQAVLDMGCGTGILGIYASMLGAKDVTAIDIDSWSFEATVENSRLNKVGNLQAFIGDAQLLSEKKFDIVLANIQKNIILQDIEKYVSVLNEDGLLVVSGFYKNDLEDIIGKAAELTLHKVDIKEQNDWIAVSFQK, from the coding sequence ATGAAATACACAAAAGCTAGTTTTGCAATAAATCCTGACAGTGAAACCAACCGCGAAATATTAATTGCCTACCTATCTGAACTTGATTTCGAAAGCTTCGATGAAGTAGATGATGAAGTTCATGCTTTTTTCCCAATTAGGAAGGTTACTTCTAGTGAGATAGAAAATTGCCTGGAATCAGTTCCCTTCAAAGCTAGTTTTAAACTTGAAGAAATGCCCGATATTAATTGGAACGAAGAATGGGAAAAAAACTATTTTGAACCACTGCTACTCGATAAAAAAGTATTAATACGAGCTCCCTTTCATTCCGAATATCCGGAAGCAACATACGAGATTATCATTGATCCGAATATGGCTTTTGGAACTGGTAATCATGAAACAACTAGTTTAATGATGAATCATCTTTCCGATATTAACTTGGAAGGTCAGGCCGTTTTAGATATGGGGTGCGGAACCGGAATTCTTGGCATTTATGCATCGATGCTTGGAGCAAAAGACGTAACAGCAATTGATATTGATAGTTGGTCGTTTGAAGCTACTGTCGAAAATTCAAGATTAAACAAAGTCGGCAATCTGCAAGCATTTATCGGCGATGCACAACTGCTAAGCGAGAAAAAATTTGACATCGTATTGGCAAACATCCAGAAAAACATCATCCTTCAGGATATTGAGAAGTATGTTTCAGTTTTAAATGAAGATGGATTACTTGTTGTAAGTGGATTCTATAAAAATGATTTAGAAGATATTATTGGAAAAGCTGCCGAATTAACGCTGCATAAAGTTGATATCAAGGAGCAAAATGATTGGATAGCTGTTTCATTTCAGAAATAG
- the tpiA gene encoding triose-phosphate isomerase, protein MRKKVVAGNWKCNTSVQEGVELAKAVNELVAKEGAEDVVVVLGTPFTHITSVVDAVDTSRVGVSAQNCAAEANGAYTGEVSAAMVKSTGAEYVILGHSERREYYGETSEILNKKLALTLENGLTPIYCCGEALDIREAGTQKEYVINQLEETIFNLSAEDFKKVIIAYEPIWAIGTGKTATTEQAQEMHKDIRDAIAAKYSQEVANEISILYGGSAKPSNAPELFANPDVDGGLIGGASLKAEDFLGIINAY, encoded by the coding sequence ATGAGAAAAAAAGTAGTTGCCGGTAACTGGAAATGTAACACTTCAGTTCAAGAAGGTGTTGAGTTAGCAAAAGCTGTTAATGAACTAGTTGCCAAAGAAGGCGCTGAAGACGTTGTTGTTGTTCTTGGAACTCCATTCACACATATTACAAGTGTAGTTGATGCAGTTGATACCAGCCGTGTTGGTGTATCTGCTCAAAACTGTGCTGCTGAAGCCAACGGCGCGTACACCGGTGAAGTTTCTGCTGCTATGGTAAAGTCAACTGGTGCAGAATATGTCATTTTAGGTCACTCTGAAAGACGTGAATATTATGGCGAAACCAGTGAAATTCTGAATAAAAAACTTGCTTTGACTTTGGAAAATGGTTTAACACCTATTTATTGTTGTGGTGAAGCTTTGGATATTCGCGAAGCTGGTACTCAAAAGGAATATGTGATCAACCAATTGGAAGAAACTATCTTTAACTTGAGTGCTGAAGATTTCAAAAAGGTAATTATAGCGTACGAACCAATTTGGGCTATTGGAACAGGAAAAACTGCAACAACAGAGCAAGCACAAGAAATGCACAAAGATATTCGTGATGCTATTGCTGCCAAATACAGCCAGGAAGTTGCTAATGAAATTTCAATTCTTTATGGTGGTAGCGCAAAACCAAGCAATGCTCCCGAGTTATTTGCCAACCCAGATGTAGACGGAGGTTTGATTGGTGGAGCTTCGTTGAAAGCTGAAGATTTCTTAGGCATTATCAATGCTTATTAA
- a CDS encoding DsrE family protein, translating to MEDNNNKLAVLWTSGDPEVAEKVCFMYTNNAKKQAWFDEVVLIVWGPSSKLLAENEMLQDYIKIMQENGVKVEACYYCADMYGVVEDLKKMDIDVKGMGVPLSNYLKEGWHTLTF from the coding sequence ATGGAAGATAACAATAACAAACTGGCGGTACTCTGGACAAGCGGCGATCCTGAAGTTGCTGAAAAGGTGTGTTTTATGTATACCAATAATGCAAAAAAGCAAGCTTGGTTCGATGAAGTGGTTTTGATTGTGTGGGGACCTTCATCAAAACTATTAGCTGAAAATGAAATGCTTCAGGATTACATTAAAATAATGCAGGAGAATGGTGTTAAAGTGGAAGCTTGCTATTACTGTGCTGATATGTACGGCGTAGTGGAAGACCTCAAGAAAATGGATATTGATGTCAAAGGGATGGGCGTTCCATTAAGCAACTATTTGAAAGAAGGTTGGCATACACTCACCTTTTAA